The proteins below come from a single Dasypus novemcinctus isolate mDasNov1 chromosome 22, mDasNov1.1.hap2, whole genome shotgun sequence genomic window:
- the LOC101426293 gene encoding butyrophilin subfamily 2 member A1-like isoform X2, translating into MKGQEDGGIRLECTSAGWYPQPHAVWRDPYGKVVPALEEAYTAGADGLFTVTLAVIVRDYSVRNMSCSINNTRLGQAVEAGIFIPESFMPSTSPWMVALAVILPTLILLMAGGVYLVKKLQEEKEVLAVEKEVESAEKEIAWKKLWEEHAAKEEERLTKEQLQEELRWRRTLLHAADVVLDPATAHPELFLSEDRRSVFRGTRRQEVPDDPERFDLWPCVLGLERFSSGRHYWEVEVEGVRAWAVGVCGADLPRKGEVAAGGGVWALELFGGQYRPLAAPALLLPLREPLGRVGVFLDYEAGDVSFYNMRDRSHIYTCPRSAFAGPLRPFFLLGSDDSPLAVCPAFVGAQGVTVPETSLVLQGAGARRGP; encoded by the exons ATGAAGGGCCAGGAGGACGGGGGCATCCGGCTGGAGTGCACCTCTGCCGGCTGGTACCCGCAGCCCCACGCGGTGTGGAGGGACCCCTACGGCAAGGTCGTGCCCGCCCTGGAGGAGGCTTACACTGCTGGCGCCGACGGCCTCTTCACCGTCACCTTGGCTGTGATCGTCAGAGACTACTCTGTGAGAAACATGTCCTGCTCCATCAACAACACCCGGCTCGGCCAGGCGGTGGAAGCGGGAATCTTCATTCCAG AATCCTTTATGCCCAGCACATCGCCCTGGATGGTGGCTCTGGCTGTCATCCTGCCCACCCTGATCCTCCTCATGGCTGGGGGTGTCTATCTTGTGAAGAAACTCCAAGAGGAAAAAGAGGTTCTTGCAGTGgaaaaagaggttgaaagtgCAGAAAAAGAAATTGCATGGAAGAAACTGTGGGAAGAACATGCTGCAAAAGAGGAAGAACGTCTAACGAAAG aGCAACTTCAAGAGGAATTGC GGTGGAGAAGAACCCTCCTACACGCAG CCGACGTGGTCCTGGACCCGGCCACGGCGCACCCCGAGCTCTTCCTGTCCGAGGACCGCAGGAGCGTGTTCCGGGGCACCCGCCGGCAGGAGGTCCCCGACGACCCCGAGAGGTTCGACCTCTGGCCGTGCGTCCTGGGCCTGGAGCGCTTCAGCTCCGGGCGGCACTActgggaggtggaggtggagggcgTGAGGGCGTGGGCCGTGGGCGTGTGCGGGGCCGACCTGCCCAGGAAGGGCGAGgtggcggcgggcggcggcgtcTGGGCCCTGGAGCTGTTCGGGGGCCAGTACCGCCCGCTGGCCGCCCCCGCGCTCCTGCTGCCGCTGCGCGAGCCGCTCGGCCGCGTGGGCGTCTTCCTGGACTACGAGGCGGGCGACGTGTCCTTCTACAACATGCGGGACCGCTCGCACATCTACACGTGCCCGCGCTCGGCCTTCGCGGGGCCGCTGCGGCCCTTCTTCCTCCTGGGGTCTGATGACAGCCCCCTCGCCGTGTGCCCCGCGTTCGTGGGGGCGCAGGGGGTGACAGTGCCCGAGACCAGcctggtgctgcagggagcgggGGCCCGGCGCGGCCCCTAG
- the LOC101426293 gene encoding butyrophilin subfamily 2 member A2-like isoform X1, translating to MLPGGPGPVLMEPAASLHVSPKGGLLFLLFLSAFGQLSGLGSKPLVEMKGQEDGGIRLECTSAGWYPQPHAVWRDPYGKVVPALEEAYTAGADGLFTVTLAVIVRDYSVRNMSCSINNTRLGQAVEAGIFIPESFMPSTSPWMVALAVILPTLILLMAGGVYLVKKLQEEKEVLAVEKEVESAEKEIAWKKLWEEHAAKEEERLTKEQLQEELRWRRTLLHAADVVLDPATAHPELFLSEDRRSVFRGTRRQEVPDDPERFDLWPCVLGLERFSSGRHYWEVEVEGVRAWAVGVCGADLPRKGEVAAGGGVWALELFGGQYRPLAAPALLLPLREPLGRVGVFLDYEAGDVSFYNMRDRSHIYTCPRSAFAGPLRPFFLLGSDDSPLAVCPAFVGAQGVTVPETSLVLQGAGARRGP from the exons gcctgggCTCCAAGCCCCTCGTGGAGATGAAGGGCCAGGAGGACGGGGGCATCCGGCTGGAGTGCACCTCTGCCGGCTGGTACCCGCAGCCCCACGCGGTGTGGAGGGACCCCTACGGCAAGGTCGTGCCCGCCCTGGAGGAGGCTTACACTGCTGGCGCCGACGGCCTCTTCACCGTCACCTTGGCTGTGATCGTCAGAGACTACTCTGTGAGAAACATGTCCTGCTCCATCAACAACACCCGGCTCGGCCAGGCGGTGGAAGCGGGAATCTTCATTCCAG AATCCTTTATGCCCAGCACATCGCCCTGGATGGTGGCTCTGGCTGTCATCCTGCCCACCCTGATCCTCCTCATGGCTGGGGGTGTCTATCTTGTGAAGAAACTCCAAGAGGAAAAAGAGGTTCTTGCAGTGgaaaaagaggttgaaagtgCAGAAAAAGAAATTGCATGGAAGAAACTGTGGGAAGAACATGCTGCAAAAGAGGAAGAACGTCTAACGAAAG aGCAACTTCAAGAGGAATTGC GGTGGAGAAGAACCCTCCTACACGCAG CCGACGTGGTCCTGGACCCGGCCACGGCGCACCCCGAGCTCTTCCTGTCCGAGGACCGCAGGAGCGTGTTCCGGGGCACCCGCCGGCAGGAGGTCCCCGACGACCCCGAGAGGTTCGACCTCTGGCCGTGCGTCCTGGGCCTGGAGCGCTTCAGCTCCGGGCGGCACTActgggaggtggaggtggagggcgTGAGGGCGTGGGCCGTGGGCGTGTGCGGGGCCGACCTGCCCAGGAAGGGCGAGgtggcggcgggcggcggcgtcTGGGCCCTGGAGCTGTTCGGGGGCCAGTACCGCCCGCTGGCCGCCCCCGCGCTCCTGCTGCCGCTGCGCGAGCCGCTCGGCCGCGTGGGCGTCTTCCTGGACTACGAGGCGGGCGACGTGTCCTTCTACAACATGCGGGACCGCTCGCACATCTACACGTGCCCGCGCTCGGCCTTCGCGGGGCCGCTGCGGCCCTTCTTCCTCCTGGGGTCTGATGACAGCCCCCTCGCCGTGTGCCCCGCGTTCGTGGGGGCGCAGGGGGTGACAGTGCCCGAGACCAGcctggtgctgcagggagcgggGGCCCGGCGCGGCCCCTAG